The Dendropsophus ebraccatus isolate aDenEbr1 chromosome 10, aDenEbr1.pat, whole genome shotgun sequence genome has a segment encoding these proteins:
- the LOC138803012 gene encoding C5a anaphylatoxin chemotactic receptor 1-like, which yields MESITSIDFGDYNTAMNPLPSEKPEVIPSITGYQWAALVLYFLVVVLGVPGNGLVVWTTTVEMKRSVNTIWFLNLAIADLLCCLSASLNIMTTLLGHWPLGLFACKFNSSILLINMFSSVLLLTVISIDRCALVMKPVWCQNNRTLGKAYLACAVMWLLAIILAIPSFIFRTIEAKNDGNYTKCIQDYGSIGHNDQQRVENAIAISRFLLGFIFPFLVIVTCYSILMIRVKERFTQNTKTLKVVLVVIIGFFVCWLPYHVAGLILASESRDSELYKSTRQVDGILIAFAFMNSCINPIIYVLMGQDFKTKFRKSIRFILKNVLAEDMSESHDSRKSKSFSETKNTDTVV from the coding sequence ATGGAATCAATTACTTCTATTGACTTTGGTGACTATAACACCGCCATGAATCCACTGCCTTCTGAAAAACCGGAGGTTATTCCTTCAATAACAGGCTATCAGTGGGCAGCTTTAGTCCTGTACTTCCTTGTGGTCGTGCTCGGTGTTCCTGGGAACGGTTTGGTGGTGTGGACAACAACCGTGGAAATGAAACGCTCAGTGAACACTATATGGTTCCTAAATCTGGCAATAGCCGATCTCTTGTGCTGTCTCTCTGCTTCACTGAATATCATGACTACACTACTGGGACACTGGCCCCTGGGCCTCTTTGCCTGCAAGTTTAATTCTTCCATTCTTCTGATCAACATGTTTTCCAGCGTCCTTCTCTTGACTGTGATCAGTATTGATCGGTGCGCTTTAGTGATGAAACCTGTGTGGTGTCAGAACAACAGGACTCTGGGGAAGGCCTATCTGGCATGTGCGGTCATGTGGCTCCTGGCCATCATCTTGGCCATCCCATCCTTCATCTTTCGGACCATCGAagcaaaaaatgatggaaactataCTAAGTGTATACAGGACTATGGGTCAATTGGCCATAACGATCAACAAAGGGTGGAAAACGCCATTGCCATTTCCCGTTTCCTATTAGGCTTTATCTTTCCATTCCTCGTCATTGTCACCTGCTATAGCATACTCATGATTCGGGTGAAAGAACGCTTTACCCAGAACACCAAAACACTGAAAGTAGTCCTTGTAGTCATCATTGGCTTCTTTGTATGTTGGCTTCCTTACCATGTGGCTGGGCTGATCCTGGCTTCGGAATCACGAGACTCCGAGTTATACAAATCCACACGTCAAGTTGACGGCATCCTTATCGCCTTCGCTTTCATGAACAGCTGCATTAACCCTATCATTTACGTCTTAATGGGGCAGGATTTCAAAACCAAATTTAGAAAATCAATCAGATTTATTCTAAAAAACGTTTTGGCGGAAGATATGAGCGAGTCACATGACTCCAGGAAGTCAAAGTCATTTTCAGAAACCAAGAATACAGATACTGTTGTATAA